From Peptoanaerobacter stomatis, one genomic window encodes:
- a CDS encoding HpcH/HpaI aldolase/citrate lyase family protein: protein MKDNLIYYSVGALLYCPANSDSIADSIINGKFSSNFSLALCLEDTIPDNCVLEAEQKLIQSISNIYEKYTSDGIHIPKIFIRVRNYAQIYELCESLKDCMDIVTGFIIPKFSLENADRYIEAIFNVNQKSNKKIYMMPIYESVAIVNLQMRYDILYELKYKLDRIEELVLNIRVGGNDLCHIFGFRRHDDESIHDIKPISSIFSDIVTVYGTDYVISAPVWEYYDSSNWEKGLLDEIKGDILCGFVGKTVIHPKQIEVINEGFKVHKKDFEDAKAILNWNENSKLLVSGSTKSERMNEYNTHHIWAEKIMLMAEAFGVKELVD from the coding sequence ATGAAAGATAATTTAATATATTATAGTGTAGGGGCTTTATTGTATTGTCCTGCAAATAGCGACAGCATTGCCGATTCCATAATAAATGGAAAATTTTCGTCAAATTTTTCTCTTGCATTATGCCTTGAAGACACAATACCGGATAATTGTGTATTGGAGGCAGAGCAAAAACTTATACAGTCAATAAGTAATATTTATGAGAAATATACATCAGATGGTATACATATTCCTAAGATTTTTATAAGAGTAAGAAATTATGCTCAAATCTATGAATTATGCGAGAGTTTAAAAGATTGTATGGATATTGTAACAGGATTTATAATACCTAAATTTTCGCTTGAAAATGCAGACAGGTATATAGAGGCGATATTTAATGTAAATCAAAAAAGTAATAAAAAAATATATATGATGCCTATTTATGAAAGTGTAGCAATAGTAAATTTACAGATGCGTTATGATATTTTATATGAATTGAAATATAAACTTGATAGAATAGAAGAACTTGTCCTAAATATTCGTGTGGGCGGTAATGACTTATGCCATATATTCGGTTTTAGAAGGCATGATGATGAATCCATACACGACATAAAGCCTATATCATCTATATTTTCAGATATTGTTACGGTATATGGAACAGATTATGTAATATCCGCACCTGTATGGGAATATTATGACAGCAGTAATTGGGAAAAGGGATTGCTTGATGAAATTAAAGGAGATATATTGTGTGGCTTTGTAGGAAAAACTGTCATACATCCAAAACAAATTGAAGTTATAAATGAAGGGTTTAAGGTACATAAAAAAGATTTTGAAGACGCAAAAGCCATATTGAATTGGAATGAAAACTCCAAATTGCTGGTATCAGGCAGTACAAAAAGCGAAAGAATGAACGAGTACAACACTCATCACATATGGGCTGAAAAAATAATGCTTATGGCGGAGGCATTCGGTGTAAAAGAGTTGGTTGATTAA
- a CDS encoding trypsin-like peptidase domain-containing protein, with the protein MCENIKYRHNIININSINAFVNIHGGVGKNCRDVYFIRTLGIDENLILDLEKAEKTLYENMSKNILVYKRIEALPNNIQEIDYYELCYQRFLKDENISTKVSGITPALDKTFSDACKEVLKLYKLSNKNISLSMEKNYCIKLFYRFDTIFSDCLKTWSEKINIKVITDNIVKLQDYLFFYMLTLIGADVLMLQSKNDIEIEECFLNLSKKLYIGSYSDISLPIYKQKADFIQNNANIKIDNTGSQTEKNVSIKPQYISSDDYKKQEKTFEQLAGMASSIVMITIKNDYNEIIGTGSGIMIGQDGYILTNNHVTGGGREFVIRIENDETLYSTTQIIKYNQLLDLAIIRIEKKLHPLKIYDGKDDLVRGQKVVAIGSPYGFFNSVSDGIISGFRIIDDVDMIQFTAPISAGSSGGAVLNMYGEVIGISTAGIRNAQNINLAVSYESINTFVKGFI; encoded by the coding sequence ATGTGTGAGAATATAAAATACCGTCACAATATTATAAATATAAACTCCATAAATGCGTTTGTAAACATACATGGAGGAGTAGGTAAAAATTGCAGAGATGTATACTTTATAAGGACATTAGGCATAGATGAAAATTTAATCTTAGATTTGGAAAAAGCGGAAAAAACTCTATATGAAAATATGAGCAAAAATATACTTGTATATAAAAGGATAGAAGCCTTACCAAACAATATACAAGAAATTGATTACTATGAGTTATGCTATCAGAGATTTCTGAAAGATGAAAATATATCTACTAAAGTATCCGGCATAACCCCTGCGTTAGACAAGACTTTTAGCGATGCTTGCAAAGAAGTACTTAAATTATATAAACTTTCAAATAAAAATATTTCTTTGTCAATGGAAAAAAACTATTGTATAAAACTATTTTATAGATTTGACACAATATTTTCCGATTGCTTGAAAACTTGGAGCGAAAAAATAAATATAAAAGTAATAACTGACAATATTGTCAAATTACAGGACTATCTGTTTTTTTATATGCTTACCTTGATAGGTGCAGATGTATTAATGCTTCAAAGCAAAAATGACATAGAAATAGAAGAATGCTTTTTAAATCTTTCAAAAAAACTATATATCGGTAGTTACAGTGATATTTCATTACCTATTTACAAACAAAAAGCTGATTTTATACAAAATAATGCAAATATTAAAATTGATAACACCGGCTCTCAAACAGAAAAGAATGTAAGCATAAAACCTCAATACATATCTTCCGACGATTATAAAAAACAGGAAAAAACTTTTGAACAGTTGGCAGGTATGGCATCTTCTATTGTTATGATTACTATAAAAAATGATTACAATGAAATAATAGGCACAGGCTCCGGTATTATGATAGGACAAGACGGATACATACTTACAAATAATCATGTAACCGGAGGAGGCAGAGAATTTGTAATAAGAATAGAAAATGATGAAACCTTATACTCTACAACTCAAATAATAAAATACAACCAGTTGTTAGACTTGGCAATAATAAGAATCGAAAAAAAACTCCATCCCCTTAAAATATATGACGGAAAAGATGATTTGGTAAGAGGGCAAAAAGTTGTTGCCATAGGAAGTCCATACGGATTTTTCAACTCTGTATCTGACGGTATAATATCAGGCTTTCGAATAATAGATGATGTGGATATGATTCAATTCACAGCACCTATATCGGCAGGTAGCTCCGGAGGTGCAGTGCTTAATATGTACGGAGAAGTAATAGGCATAAGTACGGCAGGCATACGAAATGCTCAAAATATAAATTTGGCAGTATCTTACGAATCAATAAATACCTTTGTAAAAGGTTTCATATAA
- a CDS encoding HAD hydrolase family protein produces the protein MNIFNTDLDNTLIYSYKKDIGKNKKNVEIYNGRQISFITDKTYHLLKKLSKKLLIVPTTTRTKEQYKRIDLDIGQLKYALVCNGGILLIDGKEDEMWYNTSLSLIENSKNELEKSLTYLQNDNRRNFELRFIKNLFVFTKCENSQNVVNDLKNILDTSKVDVFNNKEKLYVIPKNLSKGNALLRFKRYLDSISDNKKIFISAGDSEFDISMFDKTDISIAPQELSKIHKLPKNTILIDNFSLFSETMLEKIESMLDNQFHTIT, from the coding sequence ATGAACATATTTAACACAGATTTAGACAACACACTCATATACTCATACAAAAAAGATATAGGAAAAAACAAAAAAAATGTAGAAATATATAACGGCAGACAGATTTCATTCATAACTGATAAAACATACCATCTTTTGAAAAAACTGAGTAAAAAACTGTTAATCGTCCCTACTACAACTCGCACCAAGGAGCAGTACAAAAGAATAGATTTGGATATAGGACAGCTAAAATATGCACTTGTATGCAACGGAGGCATATTGCTTATAGACGGGAAGGAAGATGAAATGTGGTATAACACCTCACTTTCTCTCATAGAAAACAGTAAAAATGAGCTTGAAAAATCACTCACATATCTACAAAACGACAACAGAAGAAATTTTGAACTCCGATTTATTAAAAATCTATTCGTATTTACAAAATGCGAAAATTCTCAAAATGTAGTCAATGATTTAAAAAATATCTTAGATACAAGCAAAGTTGATGTATTTAACAACAAAGAAAAATTATATGTAATTCCAAAAAATCTCAGTAAAGGAAATGCTTTGCTTAGATTTAAGCGATATTTAGACAGTATTTCAGACAATAAAAAAATTTTTATATCAGCAGGCGACAGCGAATTTGACATATCTATGTTTGATAAAACAGACATTTCCATAGCGCCTCAAGAATTGTCAAAAATACACAAACTACCGAAAAATACAATATTAATAGACAATTTTTCATTATTTTCTGAAACCATGCTCGAAAAAATCGAAAGTATGCTTGACAATCAGTTTCATACTATTACCTAA
- a CDS encoding phosphoribosyltransferase domain-containing protein, with protein sequence MYTEQDLIKIAKRQNNKKRNYLIVNKLQGKHIPVIPSKALKMFDDLANLLAHKYIDEKILVIGFAETATAIGASVALKINAPYIHTTRENIQGEEYIHFTEDHSHATEQKLVKSDVDSIIDKTDRIIFVEDEITTGKTILNIINKLSNLYKKDIKYTAISVLNSMDEQSEEIYKNKNIDIYYLVKINSQNYPKIADTYKDDGQYFTKTELKNFSDNSKKIKITDIHSYVNSRKLINPMSYKKLCYELSNQILQNIKLQNVKDILVLGTEEFMYPALFTANEIEKNDKNVKFHATTRSPIQVSNTSDYPLHTRYEISSLYDENRTTYIYDLKKYDMVIIITDSKNQKNSYTELVNALVSCKNDNIIIFRWC encoded by the coding sequence ATGTATACAGAACAAGATTTAATAAAAATTGCAAAAAGGCAAAACAACAAAAAAAGAAACTATCTAATAGTAAATAAACTTCAAGGTAAGCATATACCTGTAATACCGAGCAAAGCTCTCAAAATGTTTGACGATTTGGCAAACCTGCTTGCACATAAATATATAGACGAGAAAATATTGGTGATAGGATTTGCAGAAACCGCAACAGCTATCGGAGCATCGGTTGCACTCAAAATAAATGCCCCATATATTCACACGACAAGAGAAAATATACAAGGAGAAGAATATATACACTTCACAGAAGACCACAGCCATGCCACAGAGCAAAAATTGGTAAAATCAGACGTTGACAGTATAATTGATAAAACAGACAGAATTATCTTCGTAGAAGACGAGATAACAACAGGCAAAACTATACTCAATATCATAAATAAATTAAGCAACCTCTATAAAAAAGATATAAAATATACTGCAATTTCAGTTCTCAATTCAATGGATGAACAATCCGAAGAAATTTATAAAAACAAAAACATAGACATATATTATCTTGTAAAGATAAACTCACAAAATTATCCAAAAATAGCAGATACTTATAAAGACGACGGACAATATTTTACTAAAACCGAACTAAAAAATTTCAGTGATAATTCAAAAAAAATAAAAATAACGGATATACATTCATATGTGAATTCAAGAAAACTCATAAACCCTATGTCTTATAAAAAATTATGCTATGAATTATCTAATCAAATATTGCAAAATATCAAACTACAAAATGTAAAAGACATACTCGTATTAGGTACGGAAGAATTTATGTATCCCGCCCTTTTTACAGCTAATGAAATCGAAAAAAATGATAAGAATGTCAAATTTCATGCAACTACAAGAAGTCCTATACAAGTCAGCAACACATCCGATTATCCTCTTCACACAAGATACGAAATATCAAGCCTTTATGATGAAAATAGGACTACATACATATATGACCTGAAAAAATACGATATGGTCATAATAATTACAGATTCTAAAAATCAAAAAAACTCATATACAGAACTTGTAAATGCACTTGTATCATGCAAAAATGATAATATTATAATATTTAGGTGGTGTTAA
- a CDS encoding cysteine protease StiP family protein, with product MKTSYDKNDVILLLKDITGLIKPMSTQEREKLIQIGRHYSEMLPIEYTPSSQYMTVYNQVLELYSDEVANAIGNLSDEIITQKGKNIVLVSLARAGTPIGILIKRYIKFKYNIDTPHFSISIIRGKGIDDNAMKYLLSKYSAEKLLFVDGWIGKGAILNELKKAVSLYKNVSSDIAVVADPANVTELCGTHQDILIPSSCLNSTVSGLISRTFLREDIIGKNDFHGALYYEELKPYDLSYEFISEVERHFKINNVKDTAIIDGYGIDEVKKIAEEFYIKDINFIKPGIGETTRVLLRRVPHLILIDEKYKNSVQLQHIVKLSEEKNVPIQYYNLNHYKCCGIIKNLSDI from the coding sequence ATCAAAACTTCATACGATAAAAACGACGTAATTTTACTATTAAAAGACATAACAGGTTTAATCAAGCCTATGTCCACACAAGAAAGAGAAAAACTTATCCAAATCGGCAGGCATTACAGCGAGATGCTACCGATAGAATATACACCGAGTAGTCAATATATGACAGTTTACAATCAAGTGCTCGAATTATATTCAGATGAAGTTGCAAACGCAATAGGCAATTTATCAGATGAAATAATCACACAAAAAGGCAAAAATATAGTATTGGTATCACTTGCAAGAGCAGGCACACCAATTGGAATACTCATAAAAAGATATATAAAATTCAAATATAATATAGATACCCCTCACTTTTCTATATCTATAATAAGAGGAAAAGGCATAGATGATAATGCTATGAAATATCTCTTGTCAAAATATTCAGCAGAAAAATTACTTTTTGTTGACGGTTGGATTGGAAAAGGAGCAATACTTAATGAATTGAAAAAAGCTGTATCCTTATATAAAAATGTATCATCTGATATAGCAGTTGTAGCAGACCCCGCAAATGTAACCGAGTTATGCGGAACACATCAAGACATACTTATCCCAAGTTCATGCCTCAATTCCACAGTCAGCGGTCTTATAAGCAGAACCTTTTTAAGAGAAGACATAATCGGAAAAAATGATTTTCATGGAGCATTATATTACGAAGAATTAAAACCCTATGACTTATCATACGAATTTATAAGCGAAGTTGAAAGACATTTTAAAATTAATAACGTCAAAGATACAGCCATAATAGACGGATACGGAATAGATGAAGTAAAAAAAATAGCCGAAGAATTCTACATAAAAGACATCAATTTTATAAAACCGGGTATAGGCGAAACTACCAGAGTTCTGTTAAGACGAGTGCCTCATCTGATATTGATAGATGAAAAATATAAAAACTCAGTACAATTACAACACATAGTCAAATTATCCGAAGAAAAAAATGTGCCTATACAATATTACAATTTGAATCATTACAAATGTTGCGGAATAATTAAAAACTTATCAGATATATAA
- a CDS encoding helix-turn-helix domain-containing protein has translation MSFSEKLNKLMLQYNIKNIDLAKEMNISPSFVSKIRRGIATLPPYSDIYDKLYYAFDHLLSDEQIMDLKKQYNLSWDKKSFSTWICEDCIKSLPKFSICLYKLMDFFDISNKTLAKELNFDPSLISRYKTGDRIPSTDNKIINQIVDYFANLTLERKCEEELLQYIGVKSVNACKKEDFVSIIFSWFMNEDLDTKLMDKIFHMMEEYHSFVPDFKKVSNLLKDTYIPPYHIIKKQGNEGLRQLVLLFLSLCCKSEKKLELKLFSNQNMSWMIEDPEFFQTWRALMLTILECGHKIFIIHNIERKDKEMFSAIEGWLPLHLSGNIESYYYTASFSNPFSNTIFSSGSFAVYGNFIDSLENETDFYFTQEQNTIQKLEEAFEDLTKHSQKLLKTLNIKSIKDIDFFIPTEKKINHSVHLMQQNLPIWHIDEDLLAEILSENNVSKKEHEYICEYIKKLRSFYKKVLKNNSFFEYFYIPKQRIYEKKPFDFLNILGQDRIYYTETQYKKQLINIAKTLETYKNYHIVLLDKPIYDSIKLFQFESNSIFAIKNKFPVSAIQYESDILLAKFQTYILSKQEKSINSLNDYEEVCNQLLTK, from the coding sequence ATGTCATTTTCTGAAAAATTAAATAAACTCATGCTGCAATACAATATTAAAAACATTGATTTGGCGAAAGAAATGAATATTTCTCCTTCTTTTGTAAGTAAAATAAGAAGAGGAATTGCCACACTCCCGCCTTACAGTGATATCTATGACAAATTATACTACGCTTTTGATCATCTTCTATCTGATGAACAGATTATGGATTTGAAAAAACAATACAATCTTTCATGGGATAAAAAAAGTTTTTCTACATGGATATGTGAAGATTGCATAAAATCATTACCGAAATTTTCTATCTGTCTTTATAAGCTTATGGACTTTTTTGATATTTCCAACAAAACTTTAGCAAAGGAGCTGAATTTTGACCCATCACTAATCAGCAGATATAAGACAGGAGACAGAATTCCGTCAACAGATAATAAAATAATAAACCAAATTGTAGATTACTTTGCTAACCTGACACTTGAGAGAAAATGCGAAGAAGAACTATTGCAATATATAGGTGTAAAATCTGTAAATGCTTGTAAAAAGGAAGATTTTGTCTCCATAATATTTTCTTGGTTTATGAACGAAGATCTCGACACAAAACTTATGGACAAAATATTTCATATGATGGAAGAATATCACTCATTTGTTCCGGATTTCAAAAAAGTTTCCAATCTTCTCAAAGACACTTACATTCCTCCATATCATATAATAAAAAAACAAGGAAATGAAGGTTTGAGACAGCTTGTACTTTTATTTTTATCTCTATGTTGCAAATCCGAAAAGAAGTTGGAATTAAAGTTGTTTTCCAACCAAAATATGTCATGGATGATAGAAGACCCCGAATTTTTCCAAACATGGCGTGCATTGATGCTTACAATATTGGAATGCGGACATAAAATTTTTATTATTCACAACATTGAACGGAAAGATAAAGAAATGTTTTCAGCAATAGAAGGCTGGCTGCCTTTACATCTGTCAGGAAATATTGAAAGTTATTATTATACCGCATCTTTTTCCAATCCGTTCTCCAATACCATATTCAGCTCCGGTAGTTTTGCTGTATACGGAAATTTTATAGACAGTTTAGAAAACGAAACTGATTTCTATTTCACTCAAGAACAAAACACTATACAAAAATTGGAAGAAGCATTTGAAGATTTAACTAAACATTCGCAAAAACTTTTAAAAACTCTAAATATCAAGTCAATAAAAGACATTGATTTCTTTATTCCTACAGAGAAAAAAATAAATCATTCCGTACATTTAATGCAGCAAAATCTTCCCATATGGCATATTGACGAAGACCTTCTCGCAGAAATTTTGTCGGAAAATAATGTTTCTAAAAAAGAACATGAATATATATGTGAATATATTAAAAAACTTCGTTCTTTTTACAAAAAAGTTTTAAAAAATAACTCTTTTTTTGAATACTTTTATATTCCCAAACAACGTATCTATGAAAAAAAGCCTTTCGACTTTTTAAATATACTTGGACAAGATAGGATTTACTATACTGAAACTCAATATAAAAAACAACTCATAAATATTGCAAAAACATTAGAAACATATAAAAATTATCATATAGTTTTGTTGGATAAACCAATATACGACAGCATAAAACTGTTTCAATTTGAAAGTAACAGTATTTTTGCAATCAAAAACAAATTCCCTGTATCCGCTATTCAATATGAAAGCGATATACTGCTTGCAAAATTTCAGACTTATATTCTATCAAAGCAGGAAAAATCCATTAACAGCTTAAATGATTATGAAGAAGTTTGCAATCAACTTCTTACAAAATAA
- a CDS encoding stalk domain-containing protein, with amino-acid sequence MFKVNYFKKLCSILTAFVLCAGMMVHISFAYGIDDYDVFLSSFKTDATQNNPKGYTSFMFEITKRYSLKSITTYHWNNGRGMDPGTISLYDDKGNSIGSWNAEARGSSGAQKVNWDVFPDIIIEPGQYYIYDSSPETWSSSVASNFIPFVELKGVQDNSSSSQITPKETNDEYLSGSTENIPKNADLRTFNGHTYLIVSESVTPEVAEKRCKEMGGYLATITSESENDFLKTLFSEQNAIAYIIGGTDREQEGEWKWMNGEAWSFTYWNSPIEPNNGLGRGENYLIAARAESWKWVDFFGGYDNYSTTFPFVCEWSSELPSAKKVSENQSGTVGENLLKNPSFEEGLSYWVEAEGTWNSQEMVENERYKAVHGKYLVWSPQNNPCIYQDVSLSGYNAGQTVELSTQSCNWDQNPPDESQIVLKFLDNSDNVIKQSKAQGSKSSWYRLNISERMPVGAVKARVELWGIRKNGETDAYFDDVSLTVGGNAKPASQINEPVNKPTPTETKKPANTGKPAENKAVPIEITDGTAKSTTSAFNGVTGVTVDFKRTGAIGYRLYRSESEDSLGISVTDFYITSTNFTDVNAEPNTTYYYTLKEILAEADPLNGKREEIGDTLARWKTTTSEFIGQGFKNKSATRHFIMLKIDDPKMSVDGIIQEVDPGKGTAPIVLRGRTVVPIRAIVEAMDGTVGWEYSTQEVSLKASGNSVKMWINKKKLVKNGKNEKMDIEPKVINARTFVPLRFGAENLNCQVDWINSTNSIIIVWSE; translated from the coding sequence ATGTTTAAAGTAAATTATTTTAAGAAATTGTGTTCTATACTTACGGCATTTGTACTGTGCGCAGGAATGATGGTACATATTTCATTTGCTTACGGAATAGACGATTATGATGTTTTTTTGTCAAGCTTTAAAACTGATGCTACACAAAACAATCCTAAAGGATACACCAGTTTTATGTTTGAAATTACAAAAAGGTACAGTTTGAAGTCAATTACCACTTATCACTGGAACAACGGTAGAGGTATGGATCCCGGAACGATATCACTTTATGATGATAAAGGAAACAGCATAGGTTCGTGGAATGCTGAGGCTCGTGGCAGTTCAGGCGCACAAAAGGTAAACTGGGATGTATTTCCGGATATAATAATAGAACCCGGACAATATTATATATATGACTCTTCTCCTGAAACATGGAGTTCAAGCGTTGCATCAAACTTTATTCCGTTTGTTGAATTAAAAGGAGTTCAAGACAACAGTTCTTCTTCTCAGATCACTCCTAAAGAAACGAATGATGAGTATTTAAGTGGAAGCACTGAAAATATTCCTAAAAATGCAGATTTAAGGACTTTTAACGGGCACACATATCTGATAGTTTCAGAATCTGTAACTCCTGAAGTTGCAGAAAAGCGTTGTAAGGAAATGGGAGGATATTTGGCAACTATAACAAGTGAAAGCGAAAATGACTTCCTTAAAACTCTTTTTTCAGAACAAAATGCAATAGCCTATATAATAGGCGGAACTGACAGAGAGCAGGAAGGTGAATGGAAATGGATGAACGGTGAAGCTTGGAGTTTTACGTATTGGAATTCTCCGATAGAACCTAATAACGGTCTTGGAAGAGGAGAAAATTATCTTATTGCTGCCAGAGCTGAAAGTTGGAAATGGGTAGACTTTTTCGGAGGTTATGATAATTATTCTACAACATTCCCATTTGTATGTGAATGGAGCAGCGAGTTACCTTCAGCTAAGAAAGTCAGCGAAAATCAAAGCGGTACAGTTGGAGAAAATCTTCTTAAAAATCCAAGTTTCGAAGAGGGACTGTCATATTGGGTAGAGGCTGAAGGAACTTGGAATTCCCAAGAGATGGTAGAGAATGAGAGATATAAAGCTGTTCACGGTAAATATTTGGTATGGTCTCCTCAAAATAATCCATGTATATATCAAGATGTTTCTTTAAGCGGATATAATGCAGGTCAAACTGTTGAATTAAGTACACAAAGTTGTAATTGGGACCAGAATCCGCCGGATGAGAGCCAAATAGTATTGAAATTTCTTGATAATTCAGACAATGTAATAAAACAATCAAAAGCACAAGGTTCAAAAAGTAGCTGGTACAGATTAAATATTTCTGAGAGAATGCCTGTAGGAGCTGTAAAAGCTCGTGTAGAACTTTGGGGAATACGTAAAAATGGTGAGACAGACGCATATTTTGACGATGTTTCATTGACGGTAGGAGGAAATGCTAAACCTGCTTCTCAGATAAACGAGCCTGTAAATAAACCTACACCTACTGAAACTAAAAAACCTGCAAATACAGGTAAACCGGCTGAAAATAAAGCGGTTCCAATAGAAATAACAGACGGTACTGCAAAATCAACTACATCCGCATTTAACGGAGTTACAGGGGTAACTGTTGATTTTAAGAGAACTGGAGCAATAGGATATCGTCTATATCGCTCTGAAAGTGAAGACAGTCTTGGAATTTCTGTAACAGATTTTTATATAACTTCTACAAACTTTACAGATGTAAATGCTGAGCCTAATACCACTTATTATTACACTTTAAAGGAAATTCTTGCTGAAGCCGATCCTTTGAACGGAAAGAGAGAAGAAATAGGCGATACTCTTGCAAGATGGAAAACAACAACATCAGAATTTATAGGACAGGGATTTAAAAATAAATCAGCTACACGTCATTTCATTATGCTTAAGATTGATGATCCTAAGATGAGTGTAGACGGTATTATTCAGGAAGTTGATCCTGGCAAAGGAACAGCACCGATTGTATTAAGAGGACGTACTGTTGTTCCGATTCGTGCGATTGTTGAGGCTATGGACGGTACTGTAGGTTGGGAATACTCAACGCAGGAAGTTTCTCTGAAAGCAAGTGGAAATTCAGTTAAGATGTGGATTAATAAAAAGAAACTTGTTAAGAACGGAAAAAACGAAAAAATGGATATAGAGCCGAAAGTTATTAATGCACGTACTTTTGTACCACTACGTTTTGGAGCTGAAAATCTCAACTGCCAAGTGGACTGGATTAATTCTACGAATTCTATCATTATTGTTTGGAGTGAGTAA